The window GTCGCGTGCACCGCGGCCTCGTAGCCCAGCTCGCGCAGCTGGTCGAACGGGAACTGCGCCTCGGCGATCTTGGCCTCCTGGAGGCAGAGCACGTCGGTGCCGCTGCTCTCCAGCCAGGCCAGCAGCCGGGGAAGACGGGCGGTGATCGAGTTCACGTTCCAGGTGGCGATGCGCATGTCTCACAACCTACCTGCCGGGTGTGACAACCGGTCCCGGCTCACAGGTCGGCGAAGGCTCCCGGAGCGAGCCGCAGGTGCTCCGCACCGGCCAGGGCACCGATCTGGCGGTCGTAGATCGGGCGGGCGAGGTCGGTGAGCAGCGCGTCGTGCACGTCGTAGGCGCGCTGCGGCTCGACCTCGCGGACGTACTCGATCACCTCCGAGATCTTGTTCCACGGTGCCATCACCGGGAGCATCAGGGTCTCGACGGGCCGGTCGGGGACGGTGAGCGCGTCGCCCGGGTGGAAGACCCGGCCGCCGTCGATCAGGTAGCCGACGTTGGTGATGCGCGGGATGTCCGGGTGGATCACGGCGTGCAGCTCACCGTGGACCTGGACGTCGAAGCCGGCGGCGGTGAAGGTGTCGCCATGGCCCACGGTGTGCACCCGCCCGGGGAAGGCCGCGGTGATCCGGTCGGCGACGGACCGGAGCGTCCAGATCTCCGCGGCCGGGTTCGCCTCCATCGCCGTACGCAGCCGGCCCTCGTCGAAGTGGTCCGGGTGCTCGTGCGTGACCAGGATCGCGTCCGCGCCGGCCGCCGCGTCCTCCTCACTGAAGCCGCCCGGATCGATGACGAGCGTCCGCCCGTCCTTCTCGAGGCGGACGCAGGCGTGGGACTTCTTCGTGAACCTCATGTCTCACCATCCTGCCGCCTGCGGCCGCACGCGGCCTTCACTCGGCGGGTGTGGTCTCCTCGCGGATGACCTGCTGGGCGACCCGGAACGCGCTGTTCGCCGCCGGCACGCCGCAGTACACGGCGGCCTGGAGCAGCACTTCCTTGATCTCGTCCGGGGTCAGCCCGTTGCGCAGGGCCGCCCGGGTGTGCGCGGCCAGGTCCTCCAGGTGACCGCCGGTGACCAGCGCGGTCAGCGTGACGCAGCTGCGGGTACGGCGGTCCAGGCCCGGCCGGTCCCAGATCTCGCCCCAGGTGCAGCGGGTGACGAACTCCTGGAAGTCCCCGGAGAAGTCGCCGGCCTGCGCCAGCTCCTGGTCGACGTGCGCGTCGCCCATCACCTCCCGGCGGATCTTCAGCCCGTTCTCGTACCGGTCGGGCTGTCCGGCGGGGCGGGCCGGCACGGCGGCCGGGGCGATCTCCGCGACCGGTACGGGCTGCGGCGGCGCGAGCGGGACGGGAGCGGCAGGGATGCCCGGCAGGGCCGTCTGGCCGGTGTCGTAGGACTGCTGCCAGGCGGTGGCGAAGTGGT of the Streptomyces sp. 1222.5 genome contains:
- a CDS encoding MBL fold metallo-hydrolase is translated as MRFTKKSHACVRLEKDGRTLVIDPGGFSEEDAAAGADAILVTHEHPDHFDEGRLRTAMEANPAAEIWTLRSVADRITAAFPGRVHTVGHGDTFTAAGFDVQVHGELHAVIHPDIPRITNVGYLIDGGRVFHPGDALTVPDRPVETLMLPVMAPWNKISEVIEYVREVEPQRAYDVHDALLTDLARPIYDRQIGALAGAEHLRLAPGAFADL